The Oceanicaulis alexandrii DSM 11625 DNA segment ATTACGTGAAAGGCAATGCGACACGCAGCGACATCACGAACTATGACATCGCTGAAGATCAGGCGCTGTTTGAAGCGCTGACCGCTGCGGCCAAACACCTGGCGGCGCTCGCGCCGGCTACGCGCGACACGACGCTCAAGCCGACCCCCATATTCATTCTGGGAATGCCACGCTCGGGCACGACCCTGGTTGAGCAGATTCTGGCGTCGCATTCAGCTGTCAGCGACGGCGGCGAACTTCCCTATGCTCTTGAGTTCGGGTTGCAGCTGGCCAGAGGACAGGTCCCGGCAAGCCCGGACGCGTTGCTGGACTTCCAAACCCAGTATCTCGAAGCTGTTGGCGAACACGATCAGGGTCTGGCCTGCGTCACAGACAAAACGCCCCACAACTTCCTTCTCACCGCGCTGATTTGCAGCGCGCTGCCGCACGCCAGGATTGTTCACACCCGGCGCAAGGCCGAAGCCGTTTGCTGGTCGAACTTCACCCGATACTTCACGTCAAAACATACAGGCTACAGTAATGATCTGGAGGATACGGTCGCCTATTACCGGCTGTACCGGACATTCATGGATCAGATGGGCGCCTTGTTCCCCGGCAGAATTCATGAGCTGGATTATGACCAGCTGACCGAAAATCCTGAGAAGCTGATCCGCGGTCTGCTGGACAGTCTCGACCTGCCGTGGGAGCCGGCGTGCCTGACGCCAGAAGAGAACAGGCGCAGCGTCGCAACCGCCTCATTCCGTCAGGTCAGGGCTCCCATCTACACAGGGAGCTCGCAGGCCTGGCGACGGTTTGAGCCCTTCATCGGCGATGCATTCGCCGCTTTCCAGCAATAGAGCTTTCTCCTTGCCGGGATTTTGCGCGCCCCATAAACTCGCCCAATGCGCGAGTTTTTCTCACCTCTGCTTGGTCTGCTGGCTCTGGTCGCCTGCGCCCCGCTGGAGCCGCATCAACAGCGCATACTGGACGCCTGCGGCACGCTGGAGCGCGATTACACGCGGTCTGTCCAGGCGGCAGAACGCGGAGACCTCGCCGCGATAGACTGCGAGATTGCGGTCGCCGATGGCGTGTTCATGGGGCCGGACGACCCGCCCAACGCCATCACCAGCGTCAGCTATCGCTATCTTCGCTGGATCGTCACAGGTGAACAGCCCGCAGACATCGCCGAACTGGCCGGGCTTCTCGACCAGCAAGCCCTCGAAGCCAACCTGTCGCTGATTTTCACCCATCATCTGGAAGCGACCGGCCAGCTTTATGCCGGACGCTATGACGCGGCGGGGTGCTTCCTGCGCCCGCCGCGCATGGATCAGCTCTACCAACGCGCCCAGCCGCACCCTGACATGGCGGCGTGCGAGACCGCCGTGCGGGACCATCCGTTTGGCTAGAGGGCAGGAAAGGCTGGAAAGATGCGTATGATCCTCGTCTGCATGGCTCTGGCTCTCGTTCTGACGGGCTGCAGCCGTCTTGAACCCCATGAGCAGCGCATACTGGAGGCGTGCGGGACGCTAGATCCAGATTTTGACGCCACGCGTCAGGCCGCCTATCGCGGCAAGCTCGCCGCCATTGATTGTGAGATCGCCATCGCCGACGGCGTTTTCATGGGGCCGTATGATGACCCGCCCGATGCCCTGTTCAGCGTGACCTTCCGCTATCTGCGCTGGATCGTGACAGGCGAGCAGCCCGACGACATTCTCGAACTCGCCGCCCTCTGCGACCAGTTCTATCTGATCAATCGTCTGACCATTCACTATGATCAGTATCTGATCAAGACGGGGCAGTCCTATTCAGGGCTTTTTGACAAAAACGGCTGTTTCCTGCGCCCGCCCCGCATGGACCAGCTCTATCGCGCCGCCCAGCCCCATCCGGACTTGGCGGCGTGCGAGAGCGCGGTGCGGGACCATCCCTTCGGTTAGGTCAGGCGGCGGCGCGTGCGCGTTTAGGGCAGGAAGAATAAAAAGAGGCCTTCCACTCATCGAGTGCCAGTTCCTCTCTCTTGCTTTGAAATCCCCTATAAAGAATATTCCTCCACACGCTTTCCCCAATGAGAGATCGCATGGAACTAGAAACTCTTGCTCGGCTCTGCCAAGATTGCGTACAGAAAAATCCAGTGATCGTACTCGGCAGTGGGGCTTCTATCCCCCATGGCATTCGCGGTATGGGCGACCTCGCTACATGGCTTCGCGATTCTGTAATCACGGAGGGGGACGAGGAGAGAGACGCGTGGCTGCTTGTCAGAACGGCACTCGCCAACGGAGACCATTTGGAAGCCGCACTTGATGGCAAACAACTTCCCCCATCTTTGGTGGTAAAGATCGTCCGTTCGACGTGGGACTTCATTGCACAAGACGACTATGAGCTATTGAAATCCGCCATCAAGTCAGAAACTATCTTCCCCCTTCGATCATTGTTTCGTGGCCTCTTTCGAAGTACTAATCGCAATATTCACGTAGTAACCACCAATTATGACCGAGTGGCAGAATACGCTTCTGATTCTGGTGGGTACATCCACAGTACAGGCTTCCTCCCAGGATACCTTCGACGGGCGGATGGTGCTGAAAACCTACTATTCAAACAGGGCAACCAGCCAGCTCGAACGGTGTCAATTTGGAAGGTTCATGGTTCGTTAGATTGGTTTATTGACCCAAGTGGTGGCGTTCTGTCGCTCCCGATGACGAGTGAACTCCCAGAAGGCCTCACCCCACTCATCGTGACTCCTGGCGTAAGCAAGTACCAACGGACTCACGACGAGCCTTTCCGTAGCGCCATCCAGGGTGCGGATCGCGTTCTTCAATCTGCCTCGGCATTTGTTTGTTTGGGGTATGGATTCCGGGATAGTCACATACACCCGAAGCTGGAGAATCGATGCCGCGTACATGATGCGCCGATACTGGTGGCCGCGCGGACTCTGACGCCAGAAGCTAAGAATTTCCTCCGAAACAACGCTGGACGGCATTATCTCGCGCTTGAACACGATGTTGATGGAACAAAAGTCTATAATCGAGACCATCCAGATGGGGTCATAGTGTCCGGCGGAAATTATTGGGATTTATACGAACTCAATCAATTAGTCGGTTTCTAGGGGGTACTTATGAGCATTCTGGATTTCAATGATGACGAGAGCCTCGGCAAGATCATAGCCGTCGACACAGCGACTGTAACGGTGCGCGTTGATGAGCTGGAAAGACTAAAAAGAATTCAGGTCAATCGACTCGCAGCACTCCGAAGCTCAAAAGCTGGCCAGCACCTCATCGGTATCGTTTCAAAAATTACACGCAAACCCGGCCTTGAACTCGAAGAGACTGAACAAGTTGATGATCCGGACACAGCGCCTCCAGAAAACAATTTAGTCCGTGTAGCTCTAATAGGGACGCTAGCGGACAAAGACGGCCTTAAAGAAAACGTCTTTAAGCGAACGCTCGAAACCGTTCCCGAAATTGACGCTGATTGCTTTGCTCTTGAAGGAGAACGCCTCACGAACTTCATGAAGGTCATCTCACAGGTCTCTGGGGATGGCCCGCAACTTGATCTTGGCCGATATGCTCTTGATGAGGGTGCGCAAGCGTATCTGAACGGAAATCGATTGTTTCAGCGACACGCCATTGTCGTTGGCAGCACGGGATCGGGAAAGTCTTACACAACTGCACGGCTCTTGGACCAAATTGCAGAGTTGCCGCAGGCTAATGTGATCGTGTTTGACATCCACGGCGAATATCAAACCCTAACCAGCGACGAATTTCGGCATTTTCGGATCGCTGGGCCAGGAGACATTGGCCAAGATCGGGGACTAGCTGATGGTGTGCTGCATTTGCCGTACTGGCTCCTTGGGTATGAAGCGCTTGTCTCATTATTCGTAGATAGATCCGACCAAAATGCGCCTAATCAATCGATGCTTATGACTCGCTGCATCACGGATGCGAAGAGGGCTAACCTAGACGCAACAGATCATGCGGATATTTTAGCGAACTTCACGATCGATAGCCCAGTTCCGTTTGACATCGATACAGTTCATCAAGCGCTGATTGATCTTAATACGAAGATGGTTCCAGGGGCCGGCACCAAAGAAAAGCAAGGACCATACTTCGACAAACTAAGTCGCCTTATTGCTAGGTTCGAAGCCAAACGAAGCGACCGGCGCTTAGGGTTCCTTTTTCAACCCCCAGCAGCTTGCATGGAATTGTCGTGGTTAACTGAAGTTACGCACCTCTTAGTCGGCGGCCGTGGCTCGCAAGCCGACAATAAGGGGGGAATAAAAATTATCGATTTTTCTGAGGTTCCGTCCGACATACTGCCATTAATGGTAAGCCTAGTTGCAAGGCTGATCTTCACAGTCAGTCAATGGACCCGTCCCGAAAAGCGCCACCCAATTGCATTGTTCTGTGACGAAGCACACCTCTACATCCCCGAACGAACCTCCTCTGACTCAGTGGACGAAATTTCTGTCGGTATTTTTGAGCGTATTGCCAAGGAAGGTCGCAAGTACGGTGTAGGCCTTGTGGTCATTAGTCAGCGGCCCTCTGAGGTTAACCGAACCGTCCTTAGCCAGTGCAACAATGTTATCGCTATGCGGCTAACCAATGGAGACGATCAGTCTGTCATCAGAAGACTGCTGCCAGATAGCCTTGGAGGTTTCGGTGACCTCTTGCCTGTCCTCGACATTGGCGAGGCTCTAGTGGTTGGGGATGCAAGCTTGTTACCTACGAGGGTTATGGTCTCAGAGCCTCGCTTTAAGCCCAGTAGCGCAACTATCGATTTTTGGGACCATTGGCGTGGGGAAGTCCCAGAGTCTGATACGGAGAGCGCAGTGAAATCTTGGAGACGACAAAGTAACCAGTAAGCCAGCGAATCCCGCTTTCCCTTGACTCTTCCCCGCCCCCCGCGTAAACGCCCACGCTTCAGTGCAAGCGCCAC contains these protein-coding regions:
- a CDS encoding tetratricopeptide repeat-containing sulfotransferase family protein, encoding MASGQAADVVKRALAQQARYAKTPLYWVLLADAQKRLRQLDAALDSFRKAVRLNPDFAPAQYNLANTLFDLERFDEAEPVYQHALTLTPPHAPALNNLGVIQASRREYALSVETFRQAIRINPGLSEAHFNLGSSLYELSLWREAAESLEQAVRLAPRHHRAFKLLGDAHLKLGDFEAAEAAFRKAISAKPDFVDAYRSLGLMRAYAADDPMLSRLETLEGRPDLSLDSRCQLHFTLAKAYDDQRKDNLAFDHYVKGNATRSDITNYDIAEDQALFEALTAAAKHLAALAPATRDTTLKPTPIFILGMPRSGTTLVEQILASHSAVSDGGELPYALEFGLQLARGQVPASPDALLDFQTQYLEAVGEHDQGLACVTDKTPHNFLLTALICSALPHARIVHTRRKAEAVCWSNFTRYFTSKHTGYSNDLEDTVAYYRLYRTFMDQMGALFPGRIHELDYDQLTENPEKLIRGLLDSLDLPWEPACLTPEENRRSVATASFRQVRAPIYTGSSQAWRRFEPFIGDAFAAFQQ
- a CDS encoding SIR2 family protein — its product is MELETLARLCQDCVQKNPVIVLGSGASIPHGIRGMGDLATWLRDSVITEGDEERDAWLLVRTALANGDHLEAALDGKQLPPSLVVKIVRSTWDFIAQDDYELLKSAIKSETIFPLRSLFRGLFRSTNRNIHVVTTNYDRVAEYASDSGGYIHSTGFLPGYLRRADGAENLLFKQGNQPARTVSIWKVHGSLDWFIDPSGGVLSLPMTSELPEGLTPLIVTPGVSKYQRTHDEPFRSAIQGADRVLQSASAFVCLGYGFRDSHIHPKLENRCRVHDAPILVAARTLTPEAKNFLRNNAGRHYLALEHDVDGTKVYNRDHPDGVIVSGGNYWDLYELNQLVGF
- a CDS encoding ATP-binding protein; the protein is MSILDFNDDESLGKIIAVDTATVTVRVDELERLKRIQVNRLAALRSSKAGQHLIGIVSKITRKPGLELEETEQVDDPDTAPPENNLVRVALIGTLADKDGLKENVFKRTLETVPEIDADCFALEGERLTNFMKVISQVSGDGPQLDLGRYALDEGAQAYLNGNRLFQRHAIVVGSTGSGKSYTTARLLDQIAELPQANVIVFDIHGEYQTLTSDEFRHFRIAGPGDIGQDRGLADGVLHLPYWLLGYEALVSLFVDRSDQNAPNQSMLMTRCITDAKRANLDATDHADILANFTIDSPVPFDIDTVHQALIDLNTKMVPGAGTKEKQGPYFDKLSRLIARFEAKRSDRRLGFLFQPPAACMELSWLTEVTHLLVGGRGSQADNKGGIKIIDFSEVPSDILPLMVSLVARLIFTVSQWTRPEKRHPIALFCDEAHLYIPERTSSDSVDEISVGIFERIAKEGRKYGVGLVVISQRPSEVNRTVLSQCNNVIAMRLTNGDDQSVIRRLLPDSLGGFGDLLPVLDIGEALVVGDASLLPTRVMVSEPRFKPSSATIDFWDHWRGEVPESDTESAVKSWRRQSNQ